In a genomic window of Brucella anthropi ATCC 49188:
- a CDS encoding ABC transporter ATP-binding protein, translating to MVLVSMSFQELRLDRMSRSFGTFNALREINLTIRKGEFIALLGPSGCGKSTALNCIAGLLGTTSGGIYIDERRVDQLKPEDRGFGMVFQNYALFPHMNVLQNVGFGLKMRGLAKSEIEKRARAALALVRLQGQEEKLPGQLSGGQQQRVAIARAIVIEPPVVLMDEPLSNLDAKLRLEMRAEIRRIHNQLGSTTIYVTHDQDEALSLADRIVVLRDGEIRQVGKPHELYEEPRYRDVAAFMGFRNALPGKVVRVENGQAIISVAGNELVGRAMDGLEPGDDAVLMARGDDVVSGSGHRNDLQATVETIEYRGREYVGTARTETGMELIFHGPQGVEPGSGIVLGVDAGHALVFPAEG from the coding sequence ATGGTGCTTGTGTCAATGTCCTTTCAAGAACTCCGGCTCGACCGGATGAGCCGATCATTCGGAACTTTCAATGCGCTGAGGGAAATCAACCTCACAATCCGGAAAGGCGAGTTCATCGCACTTCTGGGACCTTCCGGCTGCGGGAAATCGACGGCTCTCAATTGCATCGCCGGACTTCTCGGCACGACGAGCGGTGGCATCTATATCGATGAACGGCGCGTGGACCAGTTGAAGCCGGAGGATCGCGGTTTCGGCATGGTGTTCCAGAACTATGCGCTGTTTCCGCATATGAATGTCCTGCAAAATGTCGGGTTCGGTCTCAAGATGCGCGGTCTGGCAAAAAGCGAAATAGAAAAACGTGCACGCGCTGCATTGGCTTTGGTGCGCCTGCAAGGACAGGAAGAAAAACTGCCGGGACAGCTTTCCGGTGGCCAGCAGCAGCGCGTGGCAATTGCCCGCGCCATCGTCATCGAGCCGCCGGTGGTTCTCATGGATGAGCCGCTTTCCAATCTCGATGCGAAGTTGCGGCTTGAGATGCGAGCCGAAATCCGCCGCATCCATAACCAGCTCGGCTCAACGACGATCTATGTGACCCACGATCAAGACGAAGCCCTGTCGCTGGCCGACCGCATCGTGGTCTTGCGCGACGGTGAAATCCGTCAGGTCGGCAAACCGCACGAGCTTTATGAAGAGCCCCGCTATCGTGATGTCGCCGCCTTCATGGGTTTCCGCAACGCCTTGCCAGGCAAGGTCGTGCGCGTCGAGAACGGGCAGGCGATCATTTCCGTCGCGGGAAACGAACTCGTTGGCCGTGCGATGGATGGGCTTGAGCCGGGTGACGATGCCGTGCTGATGGCACGCGGCGATGATGTCGTGTCCGGTTCGGGTCATCGCAATGACCTGCAGGCGACCGTCGAGACCATCGAATATCGAGGGCGCGAATATGTCGGTACAGCCCGCACCGAAACCGGGATGGAGCTGATCTTTCATGGGCCGCAGGGCGTGGAGCCCGGCAGTGGTATCGTGTTGGGCGTCGATGCTGGTCATGCGCTGGTTTTCCCGGCGGAGGGCTGA
- a CDS encoding GntR family transcriptional regulator encodes MHDNLREAIISGRIKSGEKLNERQLASDLGISTSPLKEALRQLEGEGLVRTEARRGTFVSFNARQAEEMTLARAALESIIARQAAKHGGEEAFGFLRAVIEEMRAAVEAGNVDQLIELNEKFHDGIHEASGCEYLRRLQNAQRMYDHAARVTVLSREDVRRQSFNEHEAIMKAITARNGDLAERLMREHIVKAGDTHIELVF; translated from the coding sequence GTGCATGACAATCTGCGGGAGGCGATTATTTCCGGGCGGATCAAGTCCGGCGAAAAGCTGAATGAGAGGCAGCTGGCATCCGATCTGGGCATCAGCACGAGCCCTTTGAAAGAAGCGCTGCGCCAGCTGGAAGGAGAAGGGCTGGTGCGCACGGAGGCCCGTCGTGGAACGTTCGTCTCGTTCAATGCGCGGCAGGCCGAAGAGATGACGCTCGCTCGTGCCGCGCTTGAAAGCATCATTGCGCGGCAGGCGGCCAAGCATGGCGGCGAGGAGGCGTTCGGCTTTCTTCGCGCGGTGATTGAAGAAATGCGGGCGGCGGTCGAGGCAGGCAATGTCGATCAGCTGATCGAGCTGAACGAGAAGTTCCACGACGGCATCCATGAGGCATCGGGATGTGAATATCTGCGCCGGTTGCAAAATGCACAGCGCATGTACGACCACGCCGCAAGGGTGACTGTTCTGTCGCGCGAGGATGTGCGTCGGCAGTCCTTCAACGAGCATGAAGCAATCATGAAGGCAATTACGGCACGTAACGGCGATCTGGCTGAGCGTCTGATGCGCGAACACATCGTGAAAGCGGGAGACACGCATATCGAACTGGTCTTCTGA
- a CDS encoding dihydrodipicolinate synthase family protein: MDLAEYRRVLRGISGVHATAYDTDGEIDDALTAKIVERIAGAGVHNIVTGGNTGEFYSMTVDEVIRLQAIAVKAANGKAAVTAAAGRSVRDAIRISQAAQAEGADGVMIHHPLDPFAAPHAQVDYFIAIAEAIDLPIVAYIRSDLIPLDEMVRLATHAKVAGVKFASQNTMLFFECCRATKGMDATWICGLAESWALPFYALGGRGFTSGLVNVAPKRSLAVWNALEAGDFAKARAVVESIADFETMRTKYRNGANVTVVKEALQIQGFEVGKVRLPGLPQLEANDREVLQTIVSGWETDGIV; this comes from the coding sequence ATGGATCTAGCGGAATACCGCCGGGTGCTTCGGGGCATTTCGGGTGTGCACGCGACTGCCTATGATACAGATGGTGAAATCGATGACGCGCTGACGGCGAAAATTGTCGAGCGGATCGCCGGCGCCGGTGTGCATAATATTGTTACCGGCGGCAATACGGGCGAGTTCTACAGCATGACTGTGGATGAGGTCATCCGCTTGCAGGCTATCGCGGTGAAAGCGGCAAATGGCAAGGCTGCAGTGACAGCCGCAGCTGGCCGTTCCGTGCGTGATGCGATCAGGATTTCACAAGCAGCACAAGCCGAAGGTGCCGATGGCGTGATGATCCATCATCCGCTTGATCCCTTTGCGGCGCCGCATGCGCAGGTGGATTATTTCATTGCGATTGCCGAAGCCATAGACTTGCCAATCGTTGCCTATATCCGTTCGGATCTGATTCCGCTCGATGAAATGGTGCGCCTTGCGACCCATGCCAAGGTCGCAGGCGTCAAGTTTGCATCGCAAAACACGATGCTCTTCTTCGAATGCTGTCGGGCGACAAAAGGCATGGATGCGACCTGGATCTGCGGCTTGGCGGAAAGCTGGGCCTTGCCTTTCTATGCCCTTGGTGGCCGCGGCTTTACCTCTGGCCTCGTGAATGTTGCACCGAAGCGTTCGCTGGCGGTCTGGAATGCGCTGGAAGCGGGAGATTTCGCAAAAGCGCGGGCGGTAGTCGAAAGCATTGCCGATTTCGAGACCATGCGCACCAAGTACCGTAATGGCGCGAACGTGACTGTTGTGAAGGAAGCGTTGCAAATTCAGGGGTTTGAGGTCGGAAAAGTGCGACTACCCGGATTGCCACAGCTTGAAGCGAATGATCGCGAGGTGCTCCAGACAATCGTCTCGGGCTGGGAGACTGATGGCATTGTCTGA
- a CDS encoding extracellular solute-binding protein has translation MAGAGIATGMGIMLPKGVWAQSAKLPSSPVALNVIDAAGNLALTQPIFDNFAAEQKALVSRFTFNKAPAPELPGKIKAQQRANRIDIDMVIVGPDALSAGLADDIWTDIIALPDNGLPNLQDIYLEPAWRMQEMSKGKGVVVSYYPSGPLLEYHPDKVKTPPKTAEELLAWTKENPNKFIYARPANSGPGRTFLMGLPYLLGDSDPKDPVKGWDKTWAYLKELHKNIEYYPAGTGALMKELGEGTRDMTVTTTGWDINPRALGVVPKEMGVSKLEGFHWVCDAHYFAIPKGVSEEKIAVLMEFIKFSLKPDQQAYSYDAGYFYPGPAVKDVTIEMAPKESQNIIAEFGRPEYADWIANNPIELPLEPEALVAAFRRWDEEVAAG, from the coding sequence ATGGCGGGGGCCGGAATTGCAACTGGCATGGGTATCATGCTGCCGAAAGGCGTATGGGCACAGTCGGCGAAACTGCCGTCTTCGCCGGTGGCGCTCAACGTCATCGATGCTGCAGGCAATCTTGCTCTGACCCAGCCGATCTTCGACAATTTCGCTGCCGAGCAGAAAGCGCTGGTTTCGCGCTTTACCTTCAACAAGGCACCGGCGCCGGAACTACCGGGGAAAATCAAGGCGCAACAGCGCGCCAACCGCATCGATATCGACATGGTGATCGTCGGGCCGGATGCGCTTTCCGCCGGACTTGCCGATGACATATGGACCGACATCATCGCGTTGCCGGATAACGGCTTGCCGAATCTTCAGGATATCTATCTTGAACCCGCATGGCGTATGCAGGAAATGTCGAAGGGCAAGGGCGTTGTGGTTTCCTATTATCCATCTGGCCCCCTTCTTGAATATCACCCCGACAAGGTGAAGACACCGCCCAAGACCGCTGAAGAACTGCTGGCCTGGACGAAGGAAAACCCGAACAAGTTCATCTATGCTCGCCCGGCCAATTCCGGTCCGGGGCGCACCTTCCTGATGGGGCTTCCCTATCTTCTGGGTGATAGTGATCCGAAGGACCCGGTCAAGGGGTGGGACAAAACCTGGGCCTATCTGAAGGAGCTGCACAAGAATATTGAATACTACCCGGCAGGTACGGGCGCGCTCATGAAGGAACTGGGTGAAGGCACGCGCGATATGACGGTGACCACCACTGGCTGGGACATCAATCCGCGTGCGCTCGGTGTGGTGCCGAAGGAAATGGGCGTCAGCAAGCTGGAAGGCTTCCACTGGGTTTGCGATGCGCATTACTTCGCCATTCCCAAGGGCGTGTCCGAGGAAAAAATCGCAGTGCTGATGGAGTTCATCAAGTTCTCGCTCAAGCCCGACCAGCAGGCCTATTCCTACGATGCCGGTTATTTCTATCCGGGTCCTGCTGTGAAGGACGTCACCATCGAAATGGCGCCGAAGGAAAGCCAGAACATCATCGCGGAGTTTGGCCGTCCGGAGTATGCCGACTGGATTGCAAATAATCCGATCGAGCTGCCGCTCGAACCGGAGGCGCTGGTCGCTGCATTCCGCCGCTGGGACGAAGAGGTCGCCGCTGGTTGA
- a CDS encoding ABC transporter ATP-binding protein: protein MAGLLKRFAGYYRPHRGLFALDFTSAVASGLLELAFPVAVTLFIDKLLPTGQLGVIAIAAVGLLAIYVVNAFLQVIVTYWGHMLGIKIETEMRRKAFDHLQKLSFGFFDNQKTGHLVARLTKDLEEIGEVAHHGPEDVFIAIMTLIGAFILMLWVHPQLALITAVIVPLSAYVTARYGGRMTHTWHALYRRVGDFNARIEENVGGIRVVQAFTNEDHERQLFAESNDKYLTTKLAAYKIMAASMSLSYLSMRFVQVVVMLAGAWFVVRGELTAGGFVGFLLLVNVFFRPIEKINSVIETYPKGIAGFQRYTEFLDTRPDIADRPGAQSVARLTGDIEYRDVSFGYSTERPIVDGLDISIRAGETIAFVGPSGAGKTTICSLLPRFYDVTKGAILADGSDIRDMTLKSLRSNIGIVSQDVFLFAGTIRENIAYGRLDATDAEIVEAARRARLDGVIANLPEGYDTVIGERGVKLSGGQKQRMAIARIFLKNPPILILDEATSALDTETERAIQQSLAELSQGRTTLVIAHRLATIVNADRILVVEGGRIAEQGSHAELLAMKDGRYKRLHIAQAGLDQGHYSAAE from the coding sequence GTGGCGTCCGGCCTGCTTGAGCTTGCCTTTCCGGTTGCCGTTACGCTTTTCATCGACAAGCTGTTGCCGACCGGCCAGCTTGGCGTGATCGCCATTGCTGCGGTCGGCCTGCTGGCCATCTACGTCGTCAATGCCTTCCTGCAGGTTATCGTGACCTATTGGGGGCATATGCTCGGCATCAAGATCGAGACGGAGATGCGCCGCAAGGCCTTCGATCATCTGCAGAAACTCTCCTTCGGCTTCTTCGATAATCAGAAGACCGGCCATCTTGTGGCGCGACTGACCAAGGATCTGGAAGAGATCGGCGAAGTGGCGCATCACGGACCGGAAGATGTCTTCATCGCGATCATGACCCTGATCGGCGCCTTCATCCTGATGCTGTGGGTGCATCCGCAGCTTGCGCTGATTACCGCCGTCATCGTACCGCTGTCGGCCTATGTCACCGCCCGCTATGGCGGACGCATGACGCACACATGGCACGCGCTTTACCGGCGCGTCGGTGATTTCAACGCGCGTATCGAGGAGAATGTCGGCGGCATCCGTGTCGTTCAGGCCTTCACGAACGAAGATCATGAACGCCAGCTTTTCGCGGAGAGCAACGACAAGTATCTCACCACCAAACTCGCCGCCTACAAGATCATGGCCGCGTCGATGTCTCTGTCCTATCTGTCGATGCGCTTTGTGCAGGTCGTGGTGATGCTGGCAGGCGCATGGTTCGTGGTGCGCGGCGAACTGACGGCTGGTGGATTTGTCGGCTTCCTGCTGCTGGTGAATGTGTTCTTCCGCCCGATTGAAAAGATCAATTCGGTCATCGAAACCTATCCGAAAGGCATTGCCGGTTTTCAGCGTTATACGGAGTTTCTCGACACGCGCCCGGATATTGCAGACCGCCCCGGTGCGCAGTCCGTTGCACGTCTGACCGGCGATATCGAATATCGCGATGTCAGTTTCGGCTATAGTACCGAGCGCCCCATTGTCGACGGTCTCGATATTTCCATTCGTGCTGGCGAAACGATTGCCTTTGTTGGTCCTTCCGGTGCAGGCAAGACGACGATCTGCTCGCTGCTGCCGCGTTTCTATGATGTGACGAAGGGCGCGATTCTTGCCGACGGCAGCGACATTCGCGATATGACCCTGAAGTCTCTGCGGTCGAATATCGGTATTGTCAGTCAGGATGTGTTCCTGTTCGCCGGAACGATCCGCGAAAACATCGCCTATGGCCGTCTTGATGCGACTGACGCGGAAATCGTCGAGGCCGCGCGCCGCGCGCGGCTTGATGGCGTGATTGCCAATCTGCCGGAAGGCTATGACACGGTTATTGGTGAGCGTGGCGTCAAGCTTTCCGGCGGGCAGAAGCAGCGCATGGCCATTGCGCGCATATTCCTGAAGAACCCGCCGATCCTGATCCTCGATGAGGCGACTTCCGCACTCGATACGGAAACCGAACGTGCCATCCAGCAATCGCTCGCCGAGCTTTCACAGGGGCGCACGACGCTGGTGATCGCACACCGCCTTGCAACCATCGTCAATGCCGACCGCATTCTGGTGGTGGAGGGCGGACGGATCGCCGAACAGGGCAGTCATGCCGAGCTTCTGGCCATGAAGGACGGACGCTACAAGCGCCTGCATATTGCGCAGGCCGGGCTGGATCAGGGGCATTATTCAGCGGCGGAATAG